A region from the Bradyrhizobium sp. CCBAU 53340 genome encodes:
- a CDS encoding response regulator transcription factor — MRILLVDQDAAFVRAAKKTLFVRGFAVDLISTLDEAETALSCASYHILLLELALPDGNGLDWLKQLRREGYSMPAMMMSSLSDLETRIAIFNGGADDFLPKPVSIDELIARMRAILRRSTQLTAPVITFGNLHFDPIGRQVSVDGRPLRIARREVCILEHLLSRAGRTVPRALLEESLYAFDDEVSTNALEVGIYRLRTHLSKSGTTLRIKTARGVGYALELKNDPLPCRHT, encoded by the coding sequence ATGCGAATCCTACTGGTCGATCAGGACGCCGCCTTCGTGCGAGCCGCCAAGAAAACCCTGTTCGTTCGCGGTTTTGCCGTGGACCTCATCTCTACTCTTGACGAAGCGGAGACCGCGCTGAGTTGTGCCAGCTATCACATTCTCTTGCTCGAGTTGGCTCTGCCGGACGGAAATGGATTGGACTGGTTGAAACAGTTGAGACGTGAAGGATATTCAATGCCTGCCATGATGATGAGCAGCCTGAGCGATCTTGAGACCAGGATCGCGATATTCAATGGTGGCGCCGACGATTTTCTTCCTAAGCCGGTGTCTATCGATGAGCTTATTGCTCGAATGCGCGCCATTTTGCGACGATCGACGCAATTGACGGCACCCGTGATCACCTTCGGGAACTTACATTTCGATCCTATTGGCCGGCAAGTCTCAGTTGACGGTCGGCCACTCAGAATTGCGCGCCGCGAAGTCTGCATTCTCGAACATCTGCTCAGCCGAGCAGGCCGCACCGTGCCGCGAGCGTTGCTAGAGGAAAGCCTCTATGCGTTTGACGATGAAGTCTCGACCAATGCCTTAGAAGTCGGGATCTATCGATTGCGCACACATTTGAGCAAGTCCGGCACAACGCTACGAATCAAAACCGCGCGCGGCGTCGGCTACGCGCTTGAACTGAAGAACGATCCGCTGCCTTGCCGCCACACTTGA
- a CDS encoding PAS domain-containing protein, with amino-acid sequence MFNWLIAFGRSSAQFILASITLAALTLASLYLHSPFAATALVYLVVILVFSLIGTFVASLALSIVAVSALIYVLTFNPQIDAPHELLVIIAFLTASIIGTRLIAKLRYEKEAAREVAAELRHSADDLRNREKLWREIFEHNPAMYFMVNETGTVLNVNSFGAIHLGYTPAELIGQSVFRVFLKDDREVVRKSIERCLTYIGQSRTWEIQKVRRNGSVLWVRETAKAILWADDKPIVLIACEDITEQKRTVLALQRSEAHLAQAQELSHTGSFGWNVATGEVFWSKESFRIFQYDPETKVTAQHVIDRTHPEDKTSVQDTLNRALRGEHFEHEYRLLMPDGSIKYIHAVARATRTASGNIEFVGAATDVTTAKQTEQQLRRSEAYLVDAQQLSRTSTWSWDCNRRCFAYRSAEVSRLFGFDPDEPVTIEAIRSRIHPDDLPRQQEIQRQAIEQKTGNFEYDFRICLPDGAIRHIHAVAHAVLASDGSTVELVGTHMDVTEQHAAKQQLEDTLAALRESEQRFRDYAATASDWLWETGPDHRYTLSEHTNATDLLARAVIGLRCWEIASDVEEEPEKWRQHEITLNAHLPFRDLVYRTVGRTRSPIYFQSSGRPLFDVSGHFLGYRGVATDITAKVRADQAEQGLRKAQADLAHVTRLTALGELTASIAHEVNQPLTAIISNADACLGWLRREAPDISAVHRSVEWIIDDAMRASEVIRRVRTLARNGDIEMVALDINEVVNDSIALVTRELINHQVTLRTELAPSLPKILGDRVQLQQVIINLVMNGVEAMQAVDDRARELMIQSSRDNESRVQLSVTDSGVGIAEGDRIRVLDPFFTTKSTGLGMGLSICRSIVEAHGGRLSIVQKQEPGASFQFVLPVVS; translated from the coding sequence ATGTTTAATTGGCTCATCGCGTTTGGACGTTCATCGGCGCAATTTATTTTGGCTAGCATTACGCTCGCGGCATTGACGCTAGCTTCCTTGTATCTTCATAGCCCTTTCGCAGCCACAGCGCTTGTCTATTTGGTCGTGATTTTGGTGTTTTCGCTGATTGGCACTTTCGTCGCATCGTTGGCGCTTTCCATAGTCGCCGTCAGCGCTTTAATTTACGTCCTCACGTTCAATCCCCAGATCGACGCCCCTCACGAGCTTTTGGTGATTATCGCTTTCCTTACTGCGTCCATCATCGGAACGCGCCTGATCGCAAAACTCCGCTACGAAAAGGAAGCAGCGCGTGAGGTCGCCGCCGAGCTAAGGCACAGCGCGGACGATCTGCGCAACCGAGAGAAACTCTGGCGCGAGATCTTTGAGCATAACCCGGCCATGTACTTCATGGTCAATGAAACCGGAACCGTCCTGAACGTCAATAGTTTCGGCGCGATCCACCTCGGCTATACGCCCGCGGAACTGATCGGCCAATCGGTGTTCAGAGTCTTTCTGAAAGACGATCGCGAGGTCGTTCGCAAATCCATCGAGCGATGCCTTACATATATCGGCCAATCGCGTACATGGGAAATCCAGAAAGTCCGTAGGAACGGCTCGGTGCTGTGGGTGCGCGAGACTGCCAAGGCGATCTTGTGGGCCGACGATAAGCCCATCGTCCTCATTGCCTGCGAAGATATCACCGAACAGAAGCGGACGGTTCTTGCTCTTCAGCGGAGCGAAGCGCATTTGGCTCAGGCGCAAGAATTGAGCCACACAGGCAGCTTTGGCTGGAACGTGGCCACCGGCGAGGTCTTTTGGTCGAAGGAAAGCTTTCGGATATTCCAGTATGATCCAGAGACCAAAGTAACGGCGCAACACGTCATTGACCGCACTCACCCAGAAGACAAGACTTCTGTCCAAGACACTTTGAATCGGGCCCTTCGAGGCGAGCATTTCGAGCACGAATACCGATTGCTGATGCCCGACGGCTCGATAAAGTACATTCACGCGGTGGCACGTGCTACGAGAACCGCGTCCGGGAATATCGAGTTTGTCGGGGCGGCCACGGACGTCACGACAGCAAAGCAGACGGAACAACAACTGCGCCGTAGCGAGGCCTATCTGGTCGACGCGCAGCAGCTCAGTCGCACGAGCACCTGGTCGTGGGACTGCAACCGTCGCTGTTTTGCTTATCGCTCCGCCGAAGTCAGTCGTCTATTTGGCTTTGACCCGGATGAGCCGGTGACCATTGAGGCCATCCGATCGCGGATTCATCCAGACGACTTGCCGCGGCAACAGGAAATCCAACGTCAGGCCATTGAACAAAAAACAGGGAATTTTGAATACGATTTCCGAATCTGTCTTCCCGACGGCGCGATACGACACATACATGCTGTTGCGCACGCCGTGCTGGCAAGCGATGGCTCAACTGTCGAACTCGTCGGAACGCACATGGATGTCACTGAGCAGCACGCAGCCAAACAACAATTGGAAGACACTCTTGCTGCGCTACGCGAGAGCGAGCAGCGCTTTCGTGACTACGCCGCAACTGCTTCTGACTGGTTATGGGAGACCGGGCCGGATCACCGGTACACCTTGTCGGAGCACACCAACGCTACGGACCTCTTGGCAAGAGCGGTCATCGGCCTGCGTTGCTGGGAGATTGCGAGCGACGTTGAAGAAGAGCCCGAGAAGTGGCGGCAGCATGAAATAACGCTAAATGCCCATCTTCCATTTCGCGATCTGGTCTATCGTACCGTGGGGAGGACCAGGTCACCAATCTACTTCCAGAGCAGCGGCAGGCCCTTATTTGATGTAAGCGGCCATTTTCTCGGCTACCGAGGCGTGGCCACTGATATCACGGCGAAAGTTCGCGCCGATCAGGCTGAACAAGGACTGCGAAAGGCACAGGCGGATCTTGCGCATGTGACGCGCCTGACGGCGCTGGGGGAACTAACAGCCTCTATCGCCCACGAAGTGAACCAACCGCTCACGGCCATAATCAGCAACGCCGATGCGTGCCTTGGCTGGCTACGTCGCGAAGCTCCCGACATTTCCGCCGTGCACAGATCCGTAGAGTGGATCATTGATGACGCTATGCGCGCAAGCGAAGTGATTCGCAGGGTCCGCACACTCGCGAGGAACGGTGATATCGAGATGGTAGCGCTAGACATTAATGAGGTTGTGAACGACTCTATCGCGCTGGTAACGCGTGAGCTGATTAACCACCAAGTGACCTTGCGAACTGAGCTAGCACCATCACTTCCCAAAATTCTCGGTGACCGGGTTCAGCTGCAACAAGTAATCATCAATCTGGTGATGAACGGAGTAGAGGCCATGCAAGCTGTTGACGACAGAGCGCGCGAACTGATGATTCAGTCATCCAGAGACAATGAGAGCCGCGTGCAGCTCTCCGTGACTGATAGCGGCGTCGGCATCGCTGAGGGTGATAGGATCCGAGTCTTAGATCCGTTCTTCACCACCAAATCTACCGGCCTTGGAATGGGTCTGTCGATCTGCCGCTCGATCGTAGAAGCTCACGGAGGCCGCCTGTCGATCGTCCAGAAGCAAGAGCCGGGCGCATCCTTTCAATTTGTCCTGCCAGTCGTGTCATGA
- a CDS encoding transposase — MTISRAEVITSVERRRRWSRDEKERLVAASLEPGANVSEVARTAGLHVSQLFRWRKELCKHGEASIAAVRAGRESAVCAAAGGCRSPFGDDIGASTEEPRHHRD; from the coding sequence ATGACGATTTCGAGGGCGGAGGTGATCACATCGGTCGAGCGGCGGCGCCGGTGGTCGCGGGATGAGAAGGAACGGCTAGTTGCAGCATCGCTCGAGCCCGGAGCCAATGTTTCCGAGGTGGCTCGCACGGCCGGCCTTCATGTGAGCCAGCTGTTCCGGTGGCGCAAAGAGCTTTGTAAGCACGGTGAAGCGAGTATAGCGGCCGTTCGTGCCGGTCGAGAGTCGGCCGTCTGTGCCGCCGCGGGAGGTTGCCGAAGCCCCTTTGGCGACGACATCGGGGCGTCGACGGAAGAGCCAAGGCATCATCGAGATTGA
- a CDS encoding CpaD family pilus assembly lipoprotein encodes MTLRNLGHLIAVAATVGGCTHNAAIYSEPTDQAIQVEQKTSILRLQSLRRAERYGLRNFIANASRGRRDALHLDVSGSPRLITQVAHEAREMGVPAYNIRRSASPVDLPSHFGVQIEAIIYEARPPLCPSLSIIGPSVDDNSFNPTLGCSIRNNLAVTVNDPGDLLENRAILPTSGDRAVLPLTARGGLAAGNKSHLESDTHNRIASEAQ; translated from the coding sequence ATGACCTTGCGAAACCTGGGCCACTTGATTGCCGTAGCGGCAACCGTAGGCGGATGCACACATAATGCTGCGATCTATTCTGAGCCGACTGATCAAGCGATTCAAGTGGAGCAGAAGACCAGTATCTTGCGACTACAGAGCCTTCGTCGCGCCGAGAGGTATGGTCTGCGTAATTTCATTGCGAACGCCAGCCGCGGTCGGCGGGATGCACTCCATCTGGACGTCAGTGGTTCGCCCCGGCTCATTACGCAGGTGGCTCATGAGGCCCGCGAGATGGGCGTTCCCGCCTATAATATTCGCCGGTCCGCTTCCCCCGTAGATCTGCCCAGCCATTTCGGTGTCCAAATCGAGGCGATCATTTACGAAGCACGTCCTCCGCTCTGTCCATCCCTTTCAATCATCGGCCCTTCAGTAGACGACAATTCTTTCAATCCAACGCTCGGCTGTTCGATCCGCAATAACCTCGCGGTCACGGTCAACGATCCCGGCGACTTGCTCGAGAACAGAGCTATCTTGCCAACCAGTGGTGACCGTGCGGTGCTTCCGCTTACCGCACGGGGAGGTCTCGCCGCAGGCAACAAGAGCCACTTGGAAAGTGACACTCATAATCGCATTGCGTCAGAAGCCCAATGA
- the sctQ gene encoding type III secretion system cytoplasmic ring protein SctQ, producing MSAENAVGEPARFVPRLRLSHSAVSCLNLMAPRRTVLKSRLGDTPVSICINRLVWQAQQSTAPMLDCVFRVGAEMAVLSVPRQLAEALISTVQHGLTLPSDPARSFVLELALEPWFTRVEHLLAQDLQIIRIDEATMEGPYLELDIVYGALVGKARLFLFSSLEGPVPAAFCKLGEMLGQLPREMRKLSPELPIMVASEISSLRVSVGLLRQAQTGDALLPDVIPFASGQVILTADKLWAPAEIAGDRLILRGPFRLQPHPLKSAYMTTRPQTQPSTLPSETDIDSIEITLVFECGRWPIPLGTLRSVNEGHVFELGRPVDRPVDIVANGRLIGHGDIVRVGEELAIRLRGGLAVND from the coding sequence ATGAGCGCGGAAAATGCGGTCGGTGAACCGGCACGATTCGTGCCGCGGCTAAGATTGTCGCATAGCGCGGTCTCGTGCCTCAATTTGATGGCCCCCCGGCGAACGGTTCTGAAGAGCCGCCTTGGCGATACGCCGGTCTCGATATGTATTAACCGGCTTGTGTGGCAGGCGCAGCAATCGACCGCGCCGATGCTTGATTGTGTATTTCGCGTCGGAGCCGAAATGGCCGTCTTGTCGGTGCCGCGCCAGTTGGCGGAGGCATTGATTTCGACAGTGCAGCATGGCCTTACGTTACCTTCGGACCCAGCCCGCTCTTTCGTCCTCGAACTTGCGCTTGAACCATGGTTCACTCGAGTAGAGCATCTGCTAGCGCAGGATTTGCAAATTATCCGCATCGACGAAGCAACGATGGAAGGTCCTTATCTGGAACTCGACATCGTCTACGGGGCGCTCGTGGGCAAGGCGCGGCTGTTCCTATTCTCGTCTCTTGAGGGTCCGGTTCCGGCTGCCTTCTGTAAGTTAGGCGAGATGCTTGGCCAATTGCCCCGAGAAATGCGCAAGCTTTCCCCGGAGTTGCCCATCATGGTTGCCAGCGAGATTAGCTCGCTGCGCGTGTCCGTCGGGCTTCTTCGCCAAGCACAAACTGGCGATGCGCTGTTGCCGGACGTCATTCCCTTTGCGAGCGGTCAGGTCATCCTGACTGCGGACAAATTGTGGGCGCCGGCGGAGATTGCTGGCGACAGACTAATCTTGCGGGGACCCTTCCGCCTGCAACCCCACCCTCTCAAGAGTGCATATATGACAACACGACCCCAAACCCAGCCATCGACCCTGCCCTCGGAAACCGACATCGACAGCATTGAGATTACGCTCGTGTTCGAATGCGGCCGTTGGCCTATCCCGCTGGGTACGTTGAGGAGCGTCAACGAAGGGCATGTCTTTGAACTTGGCCGTCCCGTTGACCGTCCGGTTGACATTGTTGCCAATGGTCGATTGATCGGCCACGGCGACATCGTGCGTGTCGGGGAGGAACTGGCCATCAGGCTACGTGGTGGGTTGGCGGTCAATGACTGA
- a CDS encoding VirK family protein has protein sequence MRLNITCLTRLSSLLLVASVSTTAKAGEPSAKYVDVLSALRAGKVVTLILDLDRCTTVDGGQPGPAMQGGLIISAFRVSAQNGISFANVHQTLDDSGHPVTEYIRHSLNREGKLKVKASKLVAGAAEAVIQGEFVCELPDGAKFLW, from the coding sequence ATGCGGCTCAATATCACATGTCTAACGAGACTGTCTTCCTTGCTTTTAGTGGCAAGCGTAAGCACGACAGCGAAGGCCGGCGAGCCTTCTGCAAAATATGTAGACGTGCTAAGTGCCCTGCGGGCCGGCAAGGTAGTAACGCTAATACTAGATCTCGATCGTTGCACAACCGTTGATGGCGGTCAGCCCGGACCAGCCATGCAAGGTGGTCTGATTATCAGCGCCTTCAGGGTTAGCGCGCAGAACGGAATCAGCTTCGCCAATGTGCATCAAACCTTGGACGACTCAGGACACCCTGTTACCGAATACATCCGCCACAGCCTTAACCGCGAAGGCAAGCTCAAGGTAAAGGCCTCAAAGTTGGTTGCTGGCGCGGCCGAAGCCGTGATCCAGGGTGAATTTGTCTGCGAGCTGCCAGACGGCGCGAAGTTCCTTTGGTAA
- a CDS encoding transposase DNA-binding-containing protein — protein sequence MCSSGTTSRWSAGPDGRQDDGDESAVEHWTEREIDKTAFKDARLGQRFGELLKQIGDGMGGSIPFARQDWANTKAAYRFFANERVEEADILSGHFAATRARYDDCTGPILLIQDTTEFSYQRANTSAIGLTKSVNSGRNKDGRWRHHTVCGMLMHSSLAVTVEACRWDWRR from the coding sequence ATGTGTTCAAGTGGAACGACATCTCGTTGGTCGGCCGGCCCGGATGGTCGCCAGGATGATGGTGATGAAAGCGCCGTCGAACACTGGACGGAGCGCGAGATCGACAAGACAGCTTTCAAGGATGCTCGTCTTGGTCAACGATTTGGCGAGCTGTTGAAGCAAATTGGTGACGGTATGGGCGGGAGCATACCGTTCGCGCGTCAGGACTGGGCGAACACGAAGGCGGCCTACCGCTTCTTCGCCAACGAGCGCGTGGAGGAAGCCGACATCCTCAGCGGCCACTTCGCCGCCACACGCGCACGTTACGATGATTGTACAGGCCCAATTCTCCTCATTCAGGACACGACGGAATTCTCCTATCAACGCGCGAACACGAGCGCCATTGGCCTAACCAAGAGCGTCAACAGCGGTCGGAACAAGGACGGTCGTTGGCGCCATCACACGGTCTGCGGAATGCTGATGCATTCCAGTCTCGCTGTGACTGTCGAGGCTTGCCGCTGGGATTGGCGGCGGTGA
- the sctT gene encoding type III secretion system export apparatus subunit SctT, translated as MHALSPTEAQALIQSAVEFVVAAGLSAARALGIMLVLPVFTRPQISGMIRTSLTIVIGLPCLAHVKAGLQTLDPATRLAAVAFLGLKEIFVGLLFGMFLSIPLWSIQAVGDIIDTQRSVSSQLDDPATRSQASATGLFLGTAGVTIFVASGGLQTMVRCLYGSYLIWPVYRLLPPLTMQGAMEVVALLDHIMHTALLFSGPVLALLLLIEISLMLLGRFAPQIKLNDLSPTIKNAAFGIIMVSYTVFLMEYMGTEIIQSYGVLEWLGKFLK; from the coding sequence ATGCATGCTTTGTCACCCACCGAGGCGCAAGCTCTAATTCAGAGTGCTGTCGAGTTCGTCGTTGCAGCGGGCCTTAGCGCTGCGCGGGCCTTAGGCATTATGTTGGTGCTTCCCGTATTCACGCGGCCGCAGATTAGCGGGATGATCCGCACAAGCTTGACGATCGTGATTGGACTGCCATGCCTTGCGCATGTCAAGGCCGGTCTGCAGACTCTAGATCCGGCCACCCGTCTGGCCGCGGTCGCGTTCCTCGGTCTCAAAGAGATATTCGTCGGCCTGCTGTTCGGGATGTTCCTAAGTATACCGCTATGGAGCATCCAGGCAGTTGGCGACATCATTGACACGCAACGGAGCGTTTCAAGCCAGTTGGACGATCCTGCGACGCGCAGCCAGGCCTCCGCCACGGGTCTCTTTCTCGGAACTGCTGGGGTTACTATTTTCGTTGCGTCTGGAGGTCTACAGACGATGGTTCGGTGCCTGTATGGCAGCTATCTGATCTGGCCCGTGTACCGGCTACTACCTCCTCTGACAATGCAAGGGGCAATGGAAGTTGTAGCGCTTCTCGATCATATCATGCACACGGCCCTGCTATTTTCCGGACCCGTGCTGGCTCTGCTGCTCCTGATTGAGATATCCCTCATGTTGCTAGGGCGGTTTGCGCCGCAAATTAAGCTGAACGACCTCTCCCCCACCATCAAGAACGCCGCCTTTGGCATCATCATGGTGAGTTACACCGTCTTCCTCATGGAATACATGGGAACGGAGATTATCCAGTCCTACGGAGTGCTGGAGTGGCTCGGGAAGTTCCTAAAATGA
- a CDS encoding IS4 family transposase, with translation MKFWTRKKFKGRAQLKKKINPTRVPIEKKESVRWLDNLRQSIERLRQPERCIHIGDRESDIDELYCLTQELGAHFLVRACVDRLAGDGGHTIATEMEETSVKGLHYIDVRNDKGETTKAALEIKFKRIAVLPPIGKQKHYPALDLTIIHATERGTPKGRKPIEWKLITDLAVRRRSEAIEKINWYAMRWKIEAFHKILKSGCKAEDSKLRTAERLANLMAVFCILSWRVLWLTMLNRLAPNASPKLALTDTEIALLDQLISGASHRRCRPGTLAFYLTKLARLGGYLARAADPPPGNVVIWRCLSRLTDIKLGAEIAAAGNVGN, from the coding sequence GTGAAGTTCTGGACACGAAAAAAGTTCAAAGGCAGGGCGCAGCTCAAGAAGAAGATCAACCCGACCCGCGTTCCGATCGAGAAGAAGGAGAGCGTTCGCTGGCTCGACAATCTCAGGCAATCGATCGAGCGGCTCCGACAGCCGGAGCGTTGCATTCATATCGGTGACCGTGAAAGCGACATCGACGAATTGTATTGCCTGACGCAAGAGCTTGGCGCTCACTTCCTTGTCCGCGCCTGCGTCGATCGGCTGGCAGGCGATGGCGGTCATACGATTGCAACCGAGATGGAAGAGACCAGCGTCAAAGGCTTGCATTACATCGACGTGCGCAACGACAAGGGCGAGACGACGAAGGCCGCGCTGGAAATCAAGTTCAAGCGGATCGCGGTCTTGCCTCCCATCGGGAAGCAGAAACATTATCCAGCCCTCGACCTTACTATAATCCATGCCACTGAGCGCGGTACGCCAAAGGGCCGTAAACCGATTGAGTGGAAGCTCATCACGGACCTAGCCGTCCGCAGGCGCTCGGAGGCAATCGAGAAGATCAACTGGTACGCCATGCGGTGGAAAATCGAGGCGTTCCACAAGATCCTGAAATCGGGTTGTAAGGCGGAAGACTCAAAACTCCGGACCGCGGAGCGACTTGCCAATCTAATGGCAGTCTTCTGCATTCTCAGCTGGCGCGTCCTCTGGCTCACCATGCTCAATCGCCTCGCCCCAAACGCGTCACCGAAGCTCGCACTGACAGACACCGAGATCGCATTGCTCGATCAACTCATCAGCGGCGCCAGCCATCGACGATGTCGGCCTGGAACCCTTGCATTTTATCTTACCAAACTTGCACGATTAGGGGGCTACTTGGCCCGGGCAGCCGATCCGCCACCGGGAAATGTTGTCATCTGGCGCTGTCTCTCGAGACTCACAGATATCAAACTCGGTGCCGAAATTGCAGCGGCTGGAAATGTGGGTAATTGA
- a CDS encoding EscU/YscU/HrcU family type III secretion system export apparatus switch protein: MSDSSEEKKRPPTPKKLRQARKKGQIPRSADFVSALSICAAFGCLCFRAGAIEGVWREGVRLVDKLQGQPFNSAVQQALVGLIELSLTSVAPIIGAAVAAGILASVLAAGGLTFSVEPLKPSLKKLDPIKGLKRIVSQKSLVELGKSLIKVFLLGVTLFFTSLASWKALVYLPVCGLGCFSFVFKEVKFLIEIAAGAFLIGGLTDLLIQRWLFLRDMRMTESEAKRESKEQEGNPHVKGEHRRLRRESASEPPLGVNRATLILTGPAMLVGLRYVRGQTGVPVLVCRGEDELASQLFDQARALHLSIIQEPALARQLIRKGIMGKAVPKDCFEGVAKAVFAAGLV; the protein is encoded by the coding sequence ATGAGCGACTCGAGCGAAGAGAAGAAGCGTCCGCCAACTCCCAAGAAGCTACGGCAGGCGCGTAAGAAGGGACAGATCCCGCGCAGCGCCGATTTTGTGAGCGCGCTTAGCATTTGCGCCGCATTCGGCTGTCTATGTTTCCGAGCGGGCGCGATCGAGGGCGTATGGCGTGAGGGGGTGCGGCTCGTCGACAAGCTGCAGGGGCAGCCCTTCAACAGTGCGGTCCAGCAGGCACTGGTCGGATTGATCGAACTTTCGTTGACGAGCGTTGCCCCAATCATTGGAGCGGCCGTGGCTGCAGGCATTCTAGCCAGTGTCTTGGCTGCTGGTGGGCTGACGTTCTCCGTGGAGCCGCTGAAACCAAGCCTTAAGAAATTGGATCCAATCAAAGGGCTCAAACGGATTGTCTCTCAGAAGTCGCTTGTCGAGCTTGGTAAGTCGTTGATCAAAGTGTTCCTTCTCGGCGTAACGCTGTTTTTCACCTCACTCGCAAGTTGGAAGGCGCTGGTGTACCTGCCTGTCTGCGGTTTGGGTTGTTTCAGCTTTGTATTCAAAGAGGTCAAATTCTTAATTGAAATTGCTGCTGGGGCGTTTCTGATCGGCGGCTTGACCGACCTGCTAATTCAGCGCTGGCTATTCTTGCGTGACATGCGCATGACGGAGAGTGAAGCGAAGCGCGAGTCTAAGGAGCAGGAAGGCAACCCACATGTAAAGGGCGAACACCGCCGGCTTCGTCGGGAATCGGCGAGTGAGCCGCCGCTCGGAGTCAATCGGGCCACATTGATACTGACGGGCCCCGCGATGTTAGTTGGACTGCGCTACGTTCGTGGACAGACCGGAGTGCCGGTTTTGGTATGCCGCGGTGAGGACGAACTTGCTTCACAGTTGTTTGATCAGGCGAGGGCGCTGCATCTGAGCATTATTCAGGAACCTGCTTTGGCGCGTCAGCTGATCCGAAAGGGAATAATGGGCAAGGCCGTTCCGAAGGACTGTTTCGAGGGGGTTGCAAAGGCAGTCTTTGCCGCTGGCCTGGTCTAG
- the sctR gene encoding type III secretion system export apparatus subunit SctR — MTDIQPGIPALLAATVGLGLLAFAVVTTTAFIKVSVVLFLVRNALGTQSIPPNIVLYGAALILTVFIGAPVLEQIYNHVTAPQLHYQTLDDWATAAKEGSEPLRAHLKKFSSEEQRTFFLSSTEHVWSEEMRANATADDFAILVPSFLISELKRAFEIGFLLYLPFITIDLIVTTILMAMGMSMVSPTMISVPFKLFLFVTIDGWSRLMHGLVLSYATAGG; from the coding sequence ATGACTGACATTCAGCCAGGCATTCCTGCACTTCTTGCAGCGACGGTCGGTCTCGGTCTGCTGGCGTTCGCAGTTGTCACGACGACGGCATTCATAAAAGTTTCCGTCGTTCTCTTCCTCGTGCGCAACGCGCTCGGAACCCAATCCATACCCCCGAACATCGTTCTGTATGGCGCTGCATTGATCCTTACGGTCTTCATTGGTGCTCCAGTGCTGGAGCAGATCTACAACCACGTTACCGCCCCGCAACTTCACTACCAAACGCTCGATGACTGGGCGACAGCCGCTAAGGAGGGAAGCGAGCCGCTGCGCGCTCACCTGAAAAAGTTCAGCAGTGAGGAGCAGCGCACGTTCTTCCTGTCATCCACAGAACATGTTTGGTCAGAGGAGATGCGGGCAAACGCTACAGCGGATGATTTTGCGATTCTTGTACCGTCCTTTCTGATCTCGGAATTAAAGCGTGCCTTTGAAATCGGCTTCCTTCTCTATCTTCCATTCATCACGATTGATCTGATTGTAACGACGATTCTGATGGCCATGGGCATGTCAATGGTATCGCCCACAATGATATCTGTTCCTTTTAAGCTCTTTCTGTTCGTCACGATCGACGGATGGTCGCGGCTCATGCACGGGTTGGTGTTAAGTTACGCCACGGCCGGAGGTTAA
- a CDS encoding EscS/YscS/HrcS family type III secretion system export apparatus protein, whose protein sequence is MDETSILTHLTRSLVLFMMWVLPPLLAALVAGLGVGIIQAATQLQDQTLPLTVRLLVVVAVLVLFSRVLSAPLIEQAKHIFTEFPSLTSRY, encoded by the coding sequence ATGGACGAGACCAGCATCCTCACGCATTTGACCCGATCGCTCGTCCTCTTCATGATGTGGGTTCTGCCACCGCTCCTAGCAGCTCTCGTGGCCGGCTTGGGTGTTGGCATAATACAGGCGGCAACGCAGCTCCAGGATCAAACCTTGCCCCTAACCGTGAGGCTCCTCGTCGTCGTCGCCGTGCTCGTTCTGTTTTCTCGGGTGCTGAGTGCGCCGCTTATCGAACAGGCCAAACATATCTTCACGGAGTTCCCCTCTCTCACATCGAGGTATTAG